The genomic stretch ggatctttacaaagtgtttgtcatgcaacatgtctaatcgcataagtatggtatttatttggatgtttacatatgattctgaatgagtttgaggctatgatgcgtggctaaagctaacattacatactgttagagagatttataaagaatgaagttgtgtttatgaattatacagactgcaagtgtttaataatgaaaataacgacagtcttgtctccgtgaatacagtaagaaacgatggtaactttaaccacatttaacagtacattagcaacatgttaacgaaacatttagaaagacaatttacaaatatcactaaaaatatcatgatatcatggatcatgtcagttattatcgctccatctgccatttttcgctgttgtccttgcttgcttacctagtctgatgattcagctgtgcacagatccagacattaatactgactgcccttgtctaaagccttgaacatgggctggcatatgcaaatattggggtcatcatacatattaatgatcccaactgttacgtaacagtcggtgttatgttgagattcgcctgttcgccacaggtcttttaaacaaatgagatttatataagaaggaggaaacaacagtgtttgagactcactgtatgacatttccatgtactgaaccaagataaattcaatttttaattctagggcacctttaaattacatcaaatattattttaatgtgttttgggGTTGTGGcactacaaaaacaaacaaggcTGAAAGCATTGCTTTTATCAGTCCTCCATAACATAGTCTATCTACCAAAAACTGGTTCACTTTTGCAGTTCACCCTATTGATGTAGCCATGTCTCTTATCTCCCTTCCTCAGACCACAGACATTACAAAAgtcaaatgataaaaaaaaaatgccaaaaaaatGCCTTTCCATACCAGACATATTCAACTTTTAGTTAGTGGATACGTTTTAAACTCCAGAAGATAAGTTACATATGCAATTTACCTCCTGAAATTTCTAATGGGTTTTTGGTTTCTGTGGCTAACATTTCTTGTTTTGACCCTTTTCACATACTGTGATGACGCGTTTTAACGGTCATCAATATCGTcaatcctgcaaagttttttatattttcatttttttaaaaacgtatgtacatttataagaCTATAGCCTACTTTGTATTATATTACTAGTTAGCGCTACTGTGAGGGAGTGAcggtaaaaatgacatctttctctcttctgactgccgttatcaatcgctctctatttttttcctcttttttgtGAAAAGTAGCCTATCTATTGCGCACAGTCGTATTTTGGAGCAGAAGTGTTTTCTAAACAAGACCTACAACGCTTATCGTTGTGGTCGATGTAGTCTTAGGCTACTTTAGTTGGCCTACAAATTGACGTCACGCTCGCCCAGCAGGTTACCCCCAGGTCACGTGATTGCGTTCACACGCGTGTTTCCTCCTGCAGCTGCGTTCCAAACGCAACTGTGGCTGTGGCTGAACGGAGGTGAACATGGCCGATGTGTCGGAGAGGACGTTACAGGTTGCTTTAGTCGTTTCATTTGCGGCGGGTTTTGTCGCAGGCTGGCAGGCAAACAGAATGCGAAGAAAGTTCTTGGACTGGCGGAAAAAGCGGTTGCAGGACAAACTCGCAGAAACACAGAAGAAGCTAGACCTGTCATGACAGATACAAGTTATCACGCAACCGACCTGGTGAGACATGCGCCTTTCAGAATTTTAGAATAAATGGCTTACGTTGTTCGCTGTAACCGGTTTGCTCTTTCATTTTCTAGTACCTTTGGTCATCAAGGCCTTGAGTTCACAAACAGAATGAGTCTGTAGCAGCACTTCAGAGCGCTCAACAGGAACAAGCCTGGGATCAAAGACAGGCTGGAGAAAAGCAATACAACTTTCAAGGACTTTAAACACTGAGCAAAATGTTGTATTTAAAGGTGTTCCTTAATTTTTGTTAAAGCCATAAATCACACTGTTACCATGTCTGTGCTTTCTCCTTGTCTGTGGCAGTTcaaataaattgaaatattttaataactgTTGACTCAATATAAAAACTAATATGCACATTGTCACATTTAGCTCACTTTTGAGACATATCCAACAAATGTAAGCTGAAAAGTGAGCAACTATATTTCCTTTATTCATTGAACTGACAGAACTTCAAACCAAGAAATGTGTTACTGGGACATCTTTGCTTATTTATATTGTCTATAGCATtgaatctcaaccttttttgagtaatgaacctcCGTCATATTTGGAACCATCCTCAAGGACCCCAGAATAAAATTGGCTTCATTGGTATCAGTAGCTAATGCCTTTGTGACGACCAAATGCAATCAAGTATAATTTACTACTAcgttacacagcaaaatctccagagttaaatcaactctgctcagagtacatatggtccctctctaaatagtgttaaaataacattaaagcaGAGTCAAAGTTAacgagataattaagcaattaattaagtggtGATTGtacattagtgatgaacacctgctgttaacaagcagaatcactaaagaaaagagaaacacaaaacaTCCTTATTAATTGCattattatctcattaactttaactctgtttcagtattactttaacactatttagagagggaccaaatgtactctgagcagagttgatttattTCTAGGGATTTTAATGTGTAGTTGACTTGTTCTATATTTAGTCATTTCGTCAGTTATACATTTATTATCCTCTTCTTTTATGGGAACATgtcaaatgacaaaataacaaaaattcatattcagatattttataaggACCCCTTGGCATTATGTCAAGGACCACTAGGGGTCCATGGACtcctggttgagaaacactggtctATAGAAATTTCCATGTCTTTTCCACAagcttgtaatattttattacataactTTTAAGACCTGGATACAGTTCAAATTCCCTGATATTTTCAAGTTTAAAGGGAAGCTGTTCATGTAGAAACTGCATGTTAAAGTCTATAGTTTTCCTTTCACTTCATTTCCTTTAGCTAAATGGCAGAGCTGCCAGCCCACTTCAAGttttacaaacaaaatatttttgtcacatttgtagatttatgtatttaaatgtgGGTCTTAAAAGAAACCTGGGAGGTGGAAGACATTTTCAGTAAGCATATTATTTACTAGGCTACATTATTTAGGCAGAGCCATGGGTGGAGCGTGAAGTACAGCGAGCTTTCCCTCTCCTGATGTAATTTGGGTGTAATGGGTGGAGCTGGGAATTCCAACcacaccctaaccctacccataaccatagactgtaactcTGTCCCTCCACCCATTATATCCATAGAGGTGGAGCTGGACTATATCATGTTCAATCCTCGACGTCCATGTGGCTCTGCAGTGATCACCATTTGTTTTTCCAGGAAACCTGTTTTACCAGATTAGACAATCACAGCAGAAGCAGGAGGTTCTGTCATAATGTAACTGTACTGCAGGAATTTTAGGTCCTCTAAGGTTTTCTGTATCACAAAACGAGTTTATAATGAATATACATGCAAAAACGACTTAGAAAATGCTTTCTGTTATCCTATTTTTATGTATTACGCTTTACCACTCACTTTACCTCACTTTAATCAGTCACCACTCctatttaattaaaacagcATACAAATCACAGATGAATCGTGGATTTGTTTAAGATATaacaaccaaaaaaataaattaatgactTCTTACTCTTCAATTATATTTAACTCTTTAGCAAAtagtagatttttgtttttattgatttttaaaggACTTAggtataaaaacattaaaacgtGGTTTAGACTAGTCAAATTTCTTTTATGTATATGAAATTTAGCAGATAAAAtatgtttcaaaaataaaattcacaGATAAGTCTTAAGATGATTTCAACCTACATTCCCTGGTCTCTGGCGCGCAGTGATGAGGTAACAACAGCGCCGTGTAAATGTATCCTAGCAACTTTTCCGGAGCGTCTTTCATGGCGTCGCCGTTGCGTTTTGTTTCAGTAGATCTGAGCACGAGTGACTTAAAATATCGTATATGATCAAACTTGTTGTCATATTGTGTTGAAGACAAATAGAAAATGCCTCCGAAAAGGAGAGGACCACTTCAGACGGTCCAACGAGAGACGGATGACATCAAGAGAAAGGTTGATATGACCGGAGCGAATGTTTGTTCGTTTGCTAGTGcgcattagattttttttttactgtctatggattTAACATTAGATGTCTACTATTGTTTGTCCTGCAGGTGGATGCTTTGGTGCAGCAGGCTGCCAAACCAGACGCGTCAGATAGGACTGAGACATTTGAGAGGTACAGAAGACTTCTATCTGTTGTTTTTCAACGTTTACATAAACTTGGTTGAATAACGAGTACTTTGATTTCTACATATATCCAAAGTGatttgtaatgctgtttgtatTTCAGGTGCAAAGAGTTACAGCGCGCAGTGGAGGAAATTATGAATACTCTGAAGAAATTATCTAAAGTAATATCTCTATTCATGTCTGTGAACTTGGATTGTCAATACATCTTACACgaattgatatataaatatatacagtgctgggtagtaactgattacatgtaatctggattacgtaatcagattccaaaaattaattaattaggttatattacatttcaaaatactcgtaatcagactacagtagggctgcaacgattaatcgcgattaatcgtttgcaaaataaaagtctgtgtttacgtaatatgtgtgtgttctgtgtataataattatgtatatataaatacacacacatacaggtataaagtttagaaatatatgcatgtattataaatatatatttatatatattttatattacatataaacataaatattttatatataaatataaactttttcttaaatatgtacatgaatgtgtgtgtatttatatatacataattattatacacagaacacacacatatatatttcgtaaacacagacttttattttgcaaacgattaatcacgattaatcgttgcagccctagaCTACAGTTACtattttattgattacatgttATTCCCTCAATGGCAGTAAATTATTCCAAATTCATTGATTCTCcccactacttttttttttttggtatttgaaatttttctttccaaaaaagtcTACTGCTTATATATATTCAGAAGGTCTTCCAGGTTTGTGGAATTGCACAGACAGACCATGTGACTATCACTGAAAACTGAGACCCACACAGCATTTGATcactggatttacagaaatcatttcacttttaaaaagttttttctaAACATTGCAGCATTGCATGTCTAATCAACTCCTCATGAACACACAGAGTTtagtcaaaagtaatctaaaagtaatcaaaaaagtagtcagattacattaccataattatgtaatgtaatggattacGTTATTAACTGCAATTTATGTCATCTAATTTGGAATCAgtacaatttgtaagtaatctacccagctttgtatatatatatatacataaatctGTGTTTCCAGTAGAAGTGCTTAATAAATTTCATGGAGTTACATCACACAGTAGCTGCATAATTGTTATCTataattgcaaatttatttatttttattcatttattttagaaattattaaattattttattagagaaatatatatatatatatatatatatatatatatatatatatatatatatatatatatatatatatatattatttcatgTGCAGGCAGATGAGCCGGCTCCAGTGGGGAACTATGACCAGTGTAAGAGGGACGAGGAGAAGCGTTTGTTGACTTTACATGAGCGTCTACAGTCTCTAGCTTTTCAGCTGCAGCCTCAGGATGATGAGTATGTAAACTCATCCAATAATTCTAACAGAACTTACAGCCTTTTCTTGCATTCTATTACACAAACCATTAAACCATATTTAGATTTACCTTTATGCTTCTGAGAAGTTTTTCCAAACAGTACTACAGTCTTTGTTTCCTGGCCATAGGATGGCCGGACCTAGTTCTTCCCAGACAGAACAGGAGAGCGATGAGGAAAATAGTGATGAAAAAGATGAGAGCTCTGAGGATGAAGATGCAGATGAAGAAgtgcatgatgatgatgatgatgatgatgatgctgaCAGTCATGACGAGGATACAGAAATCGGTCAAACTAGCACAGGACAGGGACCTGTTTCCTATGTTGCTATTAGTGCGTTTACAGGAGAAGAAGAAGGGGACCTCAGCATCCAAGTAATAATCTTAGTATCTTTTTTCTAGTTGCTAAATACTTGAATTTAAGTTATTTTCTTGCACTGAGAAATgtgtctttatttttttgtgttgtttcagAAAGGAGAGGTTTTGAAAGTTCTCTCTAAGAACAAGGATGGATGGTGGCTGGCTCAAAACTCAAATGGTCAAAAGGGCCTGGTGCCTAAAACCTTTCTGAAGGTCTGTATAATATCACAGACACTCAGTGAGTGTTTACATGTAATTATTTGATAGCATGTAAGGTCATATAAATGGCTCAAacagtgtttttattgttgGGGAACACCATAAATGGTAAagcctgtaaagcctgacatatgaaataatagtcagaaaaatctaatttgtttgaaatggacaacaaattacatttgtgttttttgttgagtatcatatttgatacatcaagcatttatggctcatatagtcTGATATAGgagaatatggagctcataCTCAAGGTGGGGAAAAATAAATCAGTTTTATTCAGTAGCAAATATGTGCCTTTGGTGCAGTTGCTGATATTTGTATGGCCAAAAATAATATGCAATTTTAATAGCTTGTAATGTTAATCAATGGGATTTTTATAACTACTTCCatgaaatgcatataaatatcatttgTAGCTATATATCTCccaataatatgtcttagtgagataatatttaaaggtcccgtttttcgtggttttttgaagctttgattgtgtttatagtgtgcaatataacatgtgttcatgtttcgcgtatAAAAAAAcgcagtatttttcacataatttacttatctgtataccgctgtttccactgtcataaaaacgggctgatgacttccttgttctatgaagtccctccttcagaaatacgtaacaagTTCTGATTGTgtcagcggttcctgtgttgtgattcgacagcagcttagcgaatcttccccggaaaggtcacgcctcttaccataacgtggagatgcatgcgctcagtgttattgtaaacatgtctttaattttaccctatcaatttgagccggaatcagacccggtgattggactgcgggatgaaaataacagcgtttcgacgacatggcgacaaacacactctacaaacgcaactcttgtgtattcctgtgggcggaggttagtcaaaaaactgttttagtgacgtcattaaagaaggaagtagagggatgtagtccaaactggccgttcgatgtaggtgacttctgttaaataaaatatctcgcttggcattgaactttaagctttaaaattttacagattttatttatactctaacaacaaaattacacactacctaaagtttgaaacatgggatcacgaagaacgggacctttaaatgctTGGCATATAAACAAGTTTatcagcattttgttttgtcagTTTATTTAGTGTAAATTTGGACATGAAGATTAGAGGAAAAACCGCATTTGAAatcttatattatttatattatattatttatttataatgtctTATGGATTTTATTGAGATGTTTACATTATGCAGTTTAAGTGTATTTATAttgtacttttactttgtcTGAATCATATTCCAGAACAGTTAGGGGTTGGTGTAGCTTGTGCacttttataaaaattcttattaattaaatgaaatcaaaatcaaattaattcaaatttaaTGCAAAACAGTTTGCAATCAGATAGCAAATCAGACTCTGTGTTTAGATAATTAACATGGATGAAGTAGAtctgtaaatgtattttaactgtGCATTTTCAGATGTCTTCTCCGCAGGAtagtgagagagagaatgaagatGAGGGGGAGAGTGAGGAGGAACCGGAGGAGTCTGACATAACGTCCAGGTGATATTCCCTCTCTCTCCACTAGATAGCAGCATTGTTTTCACattctgttgtgtttttgttgcaTGAATgtgcttttttctttattaaagaGCAGTTACTATAGCTCACAATAGTTTTGTTTCAGTTGAAAGGAATTAAACATAAGTTTGAGTTAATGCAGTCATTATTAaagaaaattattaaatactttaaTCTCTTTTCCAACTAGCAAAACATCCAACTGGAACACAATCCGGAAGGCTGTTACTGAGGTATATTCTGTTTAGATAATTACAcccttaaagtcaacatgaaatcaaaatggacaatttttttaaaatggaatattgcagtatttattataaatattttatcgatgcatatcatttttttaaattaatgtgcccttgtaatctttaattaaaataacttacccttttc from Megalobrama amblycephala isolate DHTTF-2021 linkage group LG5, ASM1881202v1, whole genome shotgun sequence encodes the following:
- the LOC125268717 gene encoding mitoregulin-like; its protein translation is MADVSERTLQVALVVSFAAGFVAGWQANRMRRKFLDWRKKRLQDKLAETQKKLDLS